The Paenibacillus macerans genome includes a window with the following:
- a CDS encoding IclR family transcriptional regulator, with amino-acid sequence MEDRKLTVRAVERALDILMCFTKGSDLGLTEIAGEIGLHKSTVHRLMTTLEERGFVVRDPATEKYRLGLKIWELSAHLSHNDDPAVLLLPLMERLRDRLGETVSLYLRDGNDRLRIQAVQSNQAIRRVAQVGARLPLYVGASSKVLVAYSDEPVTRAVLDSPDWPAGLDPAAYVSQLRQVRERGYATSYEEREPGVSAVAAPIFDRSGKIAAALSVSGPVSRLTPERLEEYGPVLIEAAREMGMMIQG; translated from the coding sequence ATGGAAGACCGGAAGCTAACGGTTCGCGCCGTCGAAAGGGCGCTGGATATATTGATGTGTTTTACGAAAGGAAGCGATTTGGGGTTAACGGAGATTGCCGGCGAGATCGGCTTACATAAAAGCACGGTGCACCGTCTGATGACCACGCTGGAAGAGCGTGGATTCGTCGTGCGCGATCCGGCGACGGAGAAATACCGCTTGGGCTTGAAAATATGGGAGCTGTCGGCGCATTTGTCGCATAACGACGATCCGGCCGTTCTGCTGCTGCCACTGATGGAGCGGCTGCGCGACCGGTTGGGGGAAACGGTCAGCCTCTATTTGCGCGACGGCAACGACCGGCTGCGCATCCAGGCCGTGCAGAGCAATCAGGCGATCCGGCGGGTGGCCCAGGTCGGGGCGCGGTTGCCGCTGTATGTCGGGGCGTCCAGCAAGGTGCTTGTCGCCTATTCCGACGAGCCGGTGACGCGGGCGGTCCTGGACAGCCCCGACTGGCCGGCAGGGCTGGACCCGGCGGCTTATGTGTCCCAGTTGCGGCAGGTCCGCGAGCGCGGATACGCCACCAGCTATGAGGAACGGGAGCCGGGGGTTTCCGCCGTCGCCGCGCCGATCTTCGACCGGAGCGGCAAAATCGCCGCCGCCTTGTCCGTGTCCGGGCCGGTCAGCCGCCTGACGCCGGAACGGCTGGAAGAATACGGCCCGGTGCTGATTGAAGCGGCCCGGGAGATGGGAATGATGATCCAGGGCTGA
- a CDS encoding alpha/beta hydrolase: protein MPSAFPNNDIPATASRRISIKHIAVALLLSILFFLIFCFVSLHGYIAWVLSNPTVAPLYSNPKLAQNLDYENITFPAADGSRMMQGWYIPAEDSAKTIVFSHGYGANREESWIPMYELASFAHRLNFNVLMFDYGFAAQNSKEVATGGKKEAQQLLGAIDYVKQRGAREIVVWGFSMGAGTALQAGLTSGDIDGMILDSTFLLEPDTMYHNIRQQIDLPRHPSLEIIGMLLPVLNGTSLRQIPYTQVKSEDYPFPTLFIHGTEDEKAPYPIAEKLAANQTNPDSGVWIVEGSHHELIFREHPKEYLRKVSLFLSRIKTAASGSGSESALTGSAIE, encoded by the coding sequence ATGCCTTCGGCGTTCCCTAACAACGATATTCCCGCAACCGCAAGCCGGCGCATCAGCATCAAGCATATTGCCGTGGCTTTGCTGTTGTCCATTTTGTTTTTCCTGATTTTCTGCTTTGTTTCTCTGCACGGATATATCGCCTGGGTGCTGTCCAATCCGACGGTGGCCCCGCTTTATTCCAATCCGAAGCTGGCCCAAAATCTGGATTACGAGAACATCACGTTTCCTGCCGCAGACGGGAGCCGAATGATGCAAGGGTGGTATATCCCCGCTGAAGATTCCGCCAAAACGATCGTTTTTAGCCACGGTTACGGCGCCAATCGCGAGGAATCTTGGATTCCGATGTACGAGTTGGCCAGTTTTGCCCACCGGCTGAATTTTAACGTCTTAATGTTCGACTACGGCTTCGCCGCCCAGAACAGCAAAGAAGTGGCCACCGGCGGCAAAAAAGAAGCCCAGCAACTGCTTGGCGCCATTGATTACGTGAAACAGCGCGGGGCGCGGGAAATCGTTGTCTGGGGGTTCTCGATGGGCGCCGGCACGGCGCTTCAGGCGGGACTAACGAGCGGCGATATCGACGGCATGATCCTCGACAGCACGTTTCTGCTTGAGCCGGACACGATGTACCACAACATCCGCCAGCAAATCGATCTGCCGCGGCATCCGTCGCTGGAAATCATCGGCATGCTGCTGCCGGTGCTGAACGGCACGAGCCTGCGGCAAATTCCGTACACGCAGGTCAAATCGGAGGACTACCCGTTCCCGACCTTGTTCATTCATGGGACGGAAGACGAGAAGGCGCCTTATCCGATCGCCGAGAAGCTGGCCGCCAATCAGACGAATCCCGATTCGGGCGTTTGGATTGTGGAAGGCTCGCATCATGAACTGATTTTTCGCGAACATCCCAAGGAATATTTGCGGAAAGTGTCGCTTTTCCTCAGCCGGATCAAAACCGCCGCTTCCGGCAGCGGCAGCGAAAGCGCCCTTACCGGGTCCGCAATCGAATAG
- a CDS encoding Fe-Mn family superoxide dismutase produces MLFVYGPYLPVRILEEIRFWKQQEAEHTEVIKAIIPNLEHHYVKLLDEWKKVFTATEAAADRLLQHGLTSKEAASSPQLIKQTERLLGAAFQQSKEFIRQLHHILDRSEAVKAVPLAPVVLMHIIRESEYFLAVLERLNRPGEIAGCVAGDPPVYDPYHQGGGTQAYESYQQPTGPAPYGPYQQPTGPAPFGSYQQPDDPPPYGPYQQPGGPAPFGPYQQPGGPAPFGPYQQPGGPAPFEPYQQPTGPAPFGPYQQPGGPAPFGPYQQPGGPAPFGPYQQPGGPAPFGPYQQPGGPAPFGPAAGGQPPYYGPTGTRAEEAAEGRAEEPEESWPQHSPHQQAISPEEANSGFETPTVSNTGLEAESAAPAENLPNDNAAESLAERNADEAAGNENLRYENDAPSGASRIPERPVPIGGHTLPPLPYPYNALEPYIDEATMRIHHDKHHKTYVDDLNKAEKKLQEARKNGNFELVKHWERELAFNGAGHYLHTIFWEIMNPKGGGRPEGELLQQITRDFGSYDAFHRQFSEAAAKVEGGGWAILVWSPRSHRLQILTAEKHQNLSQWDIVPLLPLDVWEHAYYLKHQNVRADYIKDWWNVVYWPAVAERYEAAKKLKWQPY; encoded by the coding sequence ATGCTGTTCGTTTACGGGCCTTATTTGCCTGTACGCATTTTGGAAGAAATCCGCTTCTGGAAGCAGCAGGAAGCGGAGCATACGGAAGTGATCAAAGCGATCATTCCCAATTTGGAGCACCACTACGTTAAGCTGCTGGACGAGTGGAAGAAGGTGTTTACCGCCACGGAGGCGGCGGCCGACCGGCTGCTTCAGCACGGTCTGACGTCCAAGGAAGCGGCCTCGAGCCCCCAGCTGATCAAGCAAACCGAGCGACTGCTCGGCGCCGCCTTTCAGCAGTCGAAGGAATTTATCCGCCAGCTGCACCATATTCTCGACCGGAGTGAGGCGGTCAAGGCCGTTCCGCTCGCCCCCGTCGTGCTGATGCACATTATCCGCGAATCGGAGTATTTCCTGGCCGTGCTGGAAAGGCTGAACCGCCCCGGAGAGATCGCGGGCTGTGTCGCCGGCGATCCGCCGGTGTACGACCCGTATCATCAAGGCGGGGGAACGCAGGCCTATGAGTCTTATCAGCAGCCCACCGGACCCGCTCCCTATGGGCCTTACCAGCAGCCTACCGGGCCAGCTCCTTTCGGGTCTTACCAGCAGCCTGACGATCCGCCGCCTTATGGGCCTTACCAGCAACCCGGCGGACCGGCCCCTTTCGGGCCTTACCAGCAGCCTGGCGGACCCGCTCCTTTCGGGCCTTACCAGCAACCCGGCGGACCTGCTCCTTTCGAGCCTTACCAACAGCCTACCGGACCGGCCCCTTTCGGGCCTTACCAGCAGCCTGGCGGACCCGCTCCTTTCGGGCCTTACCAGCAGCCTGGCGGACCCGCTCCTTTCGGGCCTTACCAGCAGCCTGGCGGACCCGCTCCTTTCGGGCCTTACCAGCAGCCTGGCGGACCCGCTCCCTTCGGGCCGGCGGCAGGCGGACAGCCGCCTTATTACGGGCCAACCGGCACGAGAGCGGAGGAGGCGGCCGAAGGACGAGCAGAAGAACCCGAGGAATCCTGGCCGCAGCACTCGCCGCATCAGCAGGCGATTTCACCGGAGGAGGCGAATTCCGGCTTCGAAACACCAACTGTTTCGAACACGGGGCTTGAAGCGGAATCGGCCGCGCCAGCCGAAAATCTGCCGAATGACAATGCGGCGGAAAGTTTGGCAGAAAGAAATGCCGATGAGGCAGCCGGCAACGAAAACCTGCGGTATGAAAACGACGCGCCTTCCGGTGCCTCCCGTATCCCCGAGCGTCCCGTCCCGATCGGCGGGCACACGCTTCCGCCCCTGCCCTACCCTTACAATGCCCTCGAGCCTTACATCGATGAGGCAACGATGCGCATCCATCACGACAAGCACCATAAAACCTACGTCGATGACTTGAACAAGGCGGAAAAAAAGCTCCAGGAGGCCCGCAAAAACGGAAACTTCGAGCTGGTCAAGCATTGGGAACGGGAACTCGCTTTTAACGGCGCCGGCCATTATCTTCACACCATCTTTTGGGAGATCATGAACCCGAAGGGCGGCGGAAGACCGGAGGGCGAACTGCTCCAGCAAATCACCCGCGATTTCGGCAGCTACGACGCTTTCCATCGGCAATTCTCCGAAGCGGCCGCCAAAGTGGAAGGCGGCGGCTGGGCGATCCTCGTCTGGAGTCCGCGCAGCCACCGGCTGCAAATTTTGACCGCGGAGAAGCACCAAAACCTGTCGCAATGGGACATCGTGCCCTTGCTTCCGCTCGACGTTTGGGAGCACGCTTACTATTTGAAGCATCAAAACGTGCGGGCCGACTACATCAAGGATTGGTGGAACGTCGTGTACTGGCCGGCCGTGGCGGAGCGCTACGAAGCCGCGAAAAAACTAAAATGGCAGCCGTATTAA